From the Helianthus annuus cultivar XRQ/B chromosome 17, HanXRQr2.0-SUNRISE, whole genome shotgun sequence genome, the window TTTGATCTTCTATCTTTTGTAGTTGCAAATGATCATCTAACCCACCTCGTTTTCCCTATGATTTAGAACGAAAAATTCGATTCAACAAACAACCTTTTTAACAcaaaaagaagaaggagcagttgggaGAAAGTTACCAAAGAATTCTCCATCATATCATCTACTTTTATTTGATTAAACCCCATATGTTGACTCCCAACCTAttaacaaccacaaaaaaaaaaaaaaaggttattcAAAAGAAATTAAAGTCTTATAAGTGCATAATTCATTTTATAATCTGAAATACCTTGGGGCTGTTAACAGGAGAACTAGCAGTATCTTCTAAAGAGTCATCATAAAGAATATCTTTTGTTCTCCTACTTGTTTTCCTGAAAAGATTCAATTTTTTTGTGAATTTCGGGGCAGCGCCACTCCTTGAACTAGCGATATTATTCCACTCAATATGCGAAGCAGCATCAGATAGCTCGGGTCCATTATGCTGATAATCATGATGATGAGTAAATGATTGATTATGATTTTGTTGTTGGGCAACCATAAAATCTTCAAAATAAGAAGTCCAACCACTCTCCTCAGCTGATGATGTATCTGTTTCAACAATAGATTTATTCATGGATGTATATGAAAAAGATGAATGATTTGAGTtcattgagagagaaagagagagtttgGATATAAAGAAAACAATATCAATGATAGGTTGTATATATAGAACtgaaaaataaatttaaaaatatgTAGAATCTTGGTGTAGGGGCAAGTGAGTTGGGGAAGTTAAATGGATTTGCAACAGAAGAATAAGAAAtagtaagagagagagagagagagagagagagagacgtgCAAAGAAGGAAACAAATATGATAGGTATAGAGCGTTGACCTTTGTACCTTCATCAAATGGAGCTTTCAAGTGTTAAAAGAACGTCTATGAATTTTCTTGGTTTTTTTCAAATCAAATGGAGCTTTCATGTGTTAAAAGAACGTCTATGAATtttcttggtttttttttttttttccaattatATGCATCTGACTGGCACACACAAGGAAACATAATTATGAATAAAGTGGTGGAAACATGGCTACAATGTTGAAAGAACGAATACGAAATAACTTTTGTTGCTCATCATGTGTATGAATATGAATCTTTGGGGTTGAAAAAAATGTACATTACCAATATAATCAAgtgttaaacaaaaaaaaaaaaaaaaaaaaaataaggatAATCAATATGAACAAACACTaaaattttaatataaaaaaccCTTCAAAGAGAAACGTAAAAGCTGAACAATTATCAAACATAGGAAATAAATCAATAAGATGTATGAGAAGTATCACCTAACATAACCTAGTCAGGGCCGGCCCATCTTCATTGTTAACCTAGGCAACCGCTTTGGGCCACCAAAATTTTAGGGCCTCCATTTGTTTTAATATGCATTATAGAATGTGATATAAGAATAACTTTGATCAGTTATTAACAAAATCCTCTTGTGTCTTGCTGGCAAGTTCCCTGTATTTTCACCTTGAAAACTACCAGTTCGAAACTTCCtaggatttttagaaaaaaatcagATTCTATGCCCAGTAGTATCttttttcaaataaaaaatatgttgCTTCCAACTCTAAAAGAGGTTGCTTCATTAATTTACATTAAATCTATAAAGACTTTTTCTAACTAAATTGAATAACTAGGCTCAATCTATTCTTTCTTATTCAAATCTTTTCATAATTTACCAGACTTCTAACGCTATAGAAAGTCTGTACTCGTCTTTTTGGATTTCACTTATAATTCACCAGTCTTCCAACTCTATATAAAGTATGTTGTAATATTTCCAAAAGCGACATCATTTTTCAAATAGGTTGGTACTCACCTTTTCGGTTCATGCATCATGGTGTAAATATCAAATCTTGTTTTGTATTTACAATTGTTTGTTGTGGACTTAATGTACATTTCATTTGTAGGTTGATGAACTTGTGTATATATTTGTATTGAGATGGAGTAAGTTTAGAGTTAGATAGAGAAGCAATGAGCACATATAACTTTTGGCTTAACAGATTTGCTAATTTACATCAATAACTATTTGTCAACTTGCCTATTTGTGCgttatttattttattgtttgtaTTGACACTTCTTTGTTAGATGTTTATATTGAATTATTGATCCTTCTATAATTGTTATACGATCATATCTTTTTAATTTAAGATCAAAACTTATGAAGGTCATTTAAAAAGGTAAACAAAGTAAGACTCTAGGGCCTCAATTTTAGACTTTGCTTAGGGCCTCTGGAAGGCTTGGACCGGCCCTGAACCTAGTCATGTCTACACCAAGAAATCGCAAGCTCAGAATCTCCAAAATTTCAAAACTCATCACCATCGTCCTAAATGTAGAACCAAATACTAAGAAttttcttacaaaaaaaaaaaaatcacgaTATTCCAATAGTTAAATCTCCAAGAATATATTACCATTATGCGGTACTCAAATTAATTTTCCTTTATAGGTTGACCTAGTTTATTTTATTCGACATGTATACATCTATACGTGTATATACATATTAATAAATAACGAATGACTTTTATTAACGGATACTCATAGAAAATCCGTCAATAAAGGTGGTAACAACAGTAATCTAGTTGTGATAGTTCGTAGGAAATCAGGGTGTGGATAGTGTGATTTCCAACGGATATTAGTGAGCGACCGATAATGTGATAGCGATGACACTTCTAGTGTTGcacttagaattttttttttccaGCTAATTACTGACATAATTTTACGGATAAATTGTCGACAGTTTCACATAAAATTTAACGGTAGTCATTCCCTTGTTAATCCATCAATATTGTCCTTttgaaaaataatattaaatatttttgaaaacaaattATAAGACTAcgataattaaaattaaattataaATGATGTAACTAACAAGTTACAAAACTacgaaaattaaaaataaattataattatACTAGGTTAGATCCCGTGTatttacacgggttgaataaatattactttatatattaataataaaataatatctttaaaacctcatttagtacacggattgaataaatgtaattttatatgtttaataataaaaaactatatttttaagAACTCCGTTTATTGTGCgagttgagtaaatttaattttatataacaaataataaaaaagatatatctttaaaaatcatgtgtattatacgagttgaataaatgtaattttgtttaCTAAATGATAAGAACCCCgtgatatatttttaaaaaccatgtatattgcatgagttgaataaatgtaattttgtacactaaatgataaaaaaagttatattctTAAGAACCCTTGTATTGTACGAActgagtaaatgtaattttatataccaaatacaaaaatatatctttaaaaaaccatgtatattacacgggttgaataaatgtagttctacatatatatatatatatatatatatatatatatatatatatatatatatatatagaggccggttaacgtacaatagggcttatcgtacattacgtacgcgataacCCTAGCCGTGAGATCTTCATCTCCCATGCGATTTAATACCTCCATGCGAACTGTACGAGCtgtgcgaattcaatcttccacatgcgattttctccatctacacaccccatgccatttttcacattaccccatgctaaccattttttcacatgcgatattcaattttccacatgcgattctacacaccccatgccatttttcacattaccccatgctagccattttttcacatgcgatattcaatttttcacatgcgattctacacaccccatgccatttttcacgttaccccatgctagccattttttcacatgcgatattcaatcttccacatgcgattctacacaccccatgccatttttcacattactcCATGCCAtgttttcacatgcgatattcaaatcttccacatgcgattttgtccatctacacaccccatgccatttttcacactacCCCATTCTAACcatttttttcacatgcgatatgtgttgaattcgcaccagatctaCACCTGGTcgaacggctgggatgatcgcgtacgtatcgtatgataagcgcatttgtattttactctttacatatatatatatatatatatatatatatatatatataggtagaggatcctgtaaaaagtgctcaaagtgtgagaagtgtattataacactatatataatactatataacaccatataaacaccgtataataatatgtaacaccatataataccatataacactatgtaacactatatattattatataacaaatataacactataggttgtctgatagcatgtctatgatagatgtatagtgttatatttgttatataatgttatatagtgttacatagcgttatatggtattatatggtgttacatattgttgtACGgtgtttatatagtgttatatagtattatatatagtgttataatacacttctcacactttaggctctttttacactatccttaccctatatatatatatatatatatatataatggagggttcaaatgagaaaaatttttttgtaagaagaaaaaagaagaagtttcaaccaataagaatgtttcattttacttcatttaatatttgcatttaattttaatataagggtatattggtaaacttacataaatcattaatttgtattcttcctctttaataactaactaaattaaatttttaactttttttcaaaatatatCCTTTtcccaaattaaaaaaaaaaacaacttaatttaaagtgtagaataaattactagttgtgtaagataaattatgagtagtgtaggatatatttcgaggtgcgtaggataaatttcgaccgTGTAGGATAAAAATTTATAacgtgtagggtatatgtaggaaaattttgatatgtgtaggttttgtagattatatgtagcataattaatgattagttgactaattaattaaagagagaaaaattaatgatatgagttataaatgaaatagtattttactaatatgccatttcttttttttttcttctcacattaaatttattctcaaatgaacattcccatatatatatggccaggatcatttcagaaccataaatatttacagaactcgcagaactcctaataaacaatctttttatttatatatttt encodes:
- the LOC110912993 gene encoding vascular-related unknown protein 1; translated protein: MNSNHSSFSYTSMNKSIVETDTSSAEESGWTSYFEDFMVAQQQNHNQSFTHHHDYQHNGPELSDAASHIEWNNIASSRSGAAPKFTKKLNLFRKTSRRTKDILYDDSLEDTASSPVNSPKVGSQHMGFNQIKVDDMMENSLGKRGGLDDHLQLQKIEDQSRPMRFEESNNGDTDLRKRGLCLVPLSMFVNYI